TGCCCAAGTGCAGCCATGCCTGAACAAACGCCTGTTGAACGGCATCGCGGGCAGCATGGGGCTCCTTCAGCACCGACAGCGCCAGGCCCCAGGCGCTGTCCTTGTGGAGACGCACCAGGTGCCTGAACGCTTGCTGATCACCGGCAAGAACCGCATCAATATAGGCTTCCGAATCGGACATGAACTGTTCAGCTTACTGGTTGGTAAACCATCATCAGGATTTAGTCGTGGGTCCGGTTGGTGTACCAAACTGTGCTGAACGCGGTGCATCCGACTCCGCTTCTGCAGCTTTTCCTGCGTCAGGACTTTCGGCAGGCTGTTCGGGTGCTTCCTGCACGGGAGCCGACGGATTACTTACAGATTGGGAATCCGCAGGTGCTGTTCCCGCAGAAGTATCTCCGGTAAACGGCAGTTTTTCATCCGGACTCACTGGCTGCGTAGCTATCCGGATGGGATCGCTTGCGGTCTCTATCGGAAAAACGAGATAGGAGACCAGCAACCCCAGTCCTGCAAGGGAGCCCCCAAGCCAAATGGTAAAAGCACTCATGAAATGCTCTTCAATAAATATGCCCAGGAAAAGCCCGAACGCGACAAAGCCAAGCCGCGCCCAGACATAACTTTTTCCGCCTTTGGGCACATCCGGAAAAACAATGCCTTTTTCCAGCATGGCAAGCCGCTCCTTATGTTTGAGAATGCGGTTTACAAGAAAAATAGCAAGCAGACTGAGAATCAAAAGAAAGGGGATGATTTCATCGAGATACATGGTCGTAAATGATTTAGGATGAAGGGAAAGTGTATTGCTTAGAGCGCCCGGGCGGGGAACAGGTTACAAAAAAAGCTACAGACTTTTCTGCCTGTAGGTATTGCGACCATGCCGTATCTTAGAGCAAAAATGATGACCTCCCGTTATTTTCAATTCAGCCCATGATTTATCAGTTTCTTGACAGCAAACCTTTCTACGGTCCCTCCAACTTTATAGCTCCGAGTGCCGATATCATCGGTGATGTACACCTCGGCGAAGAAAGCAGCGTATGGTTCAACTGCACCATACGCGGGGATGTAAACTTCATCCGCATCGGCAAGCGCTCCAACGTGCAGGATAACACCTGCATCCACGTGATGAACCAAACCGGCCCGACCATCATTGGCGATCAGGTCACCATCGGACATCAGGCCATGCTGCACGGCTGTACCGTGCGCGACCGCGTGCTGATTGGCATGAGCGTGACCGTGCTCGATAAGGCCGTAATCGAAAGCGACTGCATCATCGGGGCCGGCAGCCTGGTCACACCCGGCAAAGTAATGCCCTCAGGCTGGCTCTGCATGGGCCGCCCGGCCAAGCCTGTCCGCAAACTAACTGATGAAGAACGGACCTCCGTCATAGAATACTCCGATAACTACGTAAAATACAGCCGCACCTACCTGCGCCTCGATACGTACGACACCAACCCTTTCTACAAAAAACAAACGGAATAAACGCCGGATCATCAGCCGGGATGAAATCAGAATATCTGCCCTGAGATGGTAAGCATCTGCAGGCCAACCGGATACTAAGCCTGGTTTATCTTCGTTTGTGGCGAAATGTTCCCATTACCGTTAACCTATTCAAAAAAAGCAATGATTACTAAGGAAGAAGTCAACACCGCTCAGCTAAACTGGGGTAATGCCATTGTTGAAATCGGCAAGCTTAAGGACAAGCCCGTTCAGGAACTTAAAGACAAGACGTCCGCGATGATTCGCGAACTCTATCATTTTGAAGGCGGTCCCATCATGTTTAAACCTACCCGCGCAAAGGATAACCCCTTCAGGGGCGACTTTGACGCTGCGCTCTCGTACTTCATCGGCCACAACGAAAACTTCGCCGAAGACGATGGGTTTGCCCTTCAGCCCTGGACGGCTGTCCGTTTTGAAAACTTCCACGTACAGCTCGAGAGCAAGCGGGCTATCGCCATGGGCGAGTACTTCTTCACCACGGAAGACGGGGAAGAGAAAAAAGTAGAGTACACCTTCGGCTATGTGAAAGTACCCTCCGGAGCGCTAAAAATTGACCTGCACCACTCCTCTGTACCTTTTGCGCCAACCCTCGGCAAGTAAAAGACGCGCAAGCGGGCAGCACAAATAAGACCTGTTTTCAAACCCTCAGCACGCCCATACGGATTGGGTGCTGGGGGTTTTTTATGGATGTAAGTCCGCATCCTTCAACGGCTAAAAAAAACAGCATCCATATTTTGATGGTTAACCCGCATTATTCACGATTAAACGGGCTTTATTTGCTTAGTGTGAGTTAAAATTTGGCTTCGTGAATAATGCGGTTTAAGCGGTATCGTGCTGATTCTGTATATTCGGCAAAAGCCCGGCACGGGCTGCGCAACTGATTCGACTCTAACTATTTTCTGATGAAGACTACTGTCCCCGAAGGCACCCTGTTGTGGGAACCTGCCCCTGAGCAAATCGAACAAACCAACCTCACCCGATACCGGCACTGGCTGACGGAAACACGCGGGCTCCGGTTCGACGACTATCACGCGCTCTGGCAATGGTCGGTCGATGAAACCGAAGCCTTCTGGGCGTCTCTTTGGGATTATTTCGATATCCGCAGCCATGCCCCGTACACAGCCGTACTTGGTAAACGCGATATGCCCGGCGCGGACTGGTTCCCCGGCAGCACCCTCAATTTTGCCGAACACCTGTTCCGCATGGCCTCAGCGGAACATCCTGCACTGATTTTCCGCACCGAAACCCTGCCCATGACGGAACTCAGCTGGGCAGAACTTCGCGCACAGGTTGCCGCGCTGGCTGCGCACCTGCGCGATAGCGGCGTGAAGCCCGGTGACCGGGTCGCAGCTTTCCTCCCCAACAGCCCGCACGCCTTTATTGGCATGCTGGCAGCGGCAAGTCTGGGCGCGGTTTGGTCTTCCTGCTCGCCGGATTTCGGCGCAGACAGCGTCACGGAGCGCTTCAGTCAGATCGCGCCGGTCGTGCTTATTGCTGTGAACGGCTACACCTACAACGGCAAAAAGATGGACCGCAGCCCGCAGGTGAGCCGGCTTGTTTCGCAGCTAACAAGTCTGCGGGAAGTAATCACCATCAGCTGGCTGCCTGACGGACCGGCCATCCCGCCACAGTCCGGCCTCCGTTTTACGGACTGGCAGCAGGCGGTTTCCCGAAAAGAAGCCGAACTCACGTTTGAGCCGGTGCCATTTGCGCATCCGCTGTGGGTGCTGTATTCATCCGGTACAACCGGACTCCCGAAACCCATCGTGCACGGACACGGGGGCATGCTTCTTGAGCACCTCAAGTACATGGAGTTCCATGCTGATGTGCGTCCCGGCGACCGCTTCTTCTGGTATTCCACGACCGGCTGGATGATGTGGAATGTCGTGCTGGCTGCCTTGCTTCGGGGCGCAACGGCTGTGCTTTACGACGGCAGCCCTGCCTGGCCGCGGGCAGATGTTCTGTGGAAATATGCCGCTCAAGCCCGCATGACAACCTTCGGCACAAGTGCGACCTATCTGGTGAACTGCCTCAAAACCGGCATGCGGCCCGCTCAATCGCATGATCTGAGCAGTCTCCGCTCCGTAGGATCGACTGGCTCCCCGCTTCCGCCGGAAGGTTTCAACTGGGTCTATCAGGAAGTTGGCCGGCACATACAGCTGAATTCGACAAGCGGCGGTACCGACATTTGCAGCAGCTTTGTGGGCGGAAACCCGACCCTGCCCGTACATGCCGGTGAAATACAGTGCCGGGTGCTTGGTGCCGCAGTTGAAGCCTGGAACGAAGCGGGTCAGGCGGTAACGGAAGAAGTCGGGGAGATGGTCATTACAAGGCCTATGCCGTGCATGCCGGTAATGTTTTGGGGTGATGAAGGCATGAAGCGCTACCGGGAAAGCTATTTTGAGATGTTTCCCGGGGTTTGGCGGCACGGCGACTGGCTCAAAGTTACCTCCCGCGGCAGCTGCGTGATTTACGGCCGGTCAGACGCTACCCTCAATAAAATGGGTGTCCGAATCGGAACCGCCGAAATCTACCGGGCCGTAGAAGCGGAAGCGGCTGTGCGGGACAGCCTGATTGTGAGTCTGGAGCGGGCCGACGGCAGCTGGTACATGCCGCTGTTTGTAGTCATGCAGCAAGGCGCAACGCTTGATGACGACCTCCGCCGCCGGATTGGGGCAAACATCCGCGATCGCATCGCGCCGCGCTTTGTACCCGACGCCATCATCCAAATTCCCGAAATTCCCTACACCCTCAGCGGAAAAAAAATGGAGAAGCCCGTGAAACGTATCCTCGAAGGTACGCCGGTTGCAAAAGCCGCAAGCCCCGACTCCATGCGCAACCCGGATTCCCTGTCCCTTTTTGAAAAACTCCGCTTAGGGTAATACGCGATAGGATGGAACGCAGATTTTCGGGATGGGGAAGGATTTTCGCGGATTATTCACTTTCAGACCCCAAAAAAAACCTGAAAGGGTGACATACCAAAGCACAGGGTGCAACCCTGTGATCGTGATGTTTCTCATTTGAAGCCCTGAAAGGGCGGCATATTTCCGATGTCTGAAATTCACATTAACCCGGATTTAACCGACCGAAGTATGCCGCTCATTCAGAGCTCTGATTATCCGGGCGTACGGTCGTACCAGGGTTTACACCCCGAGCTTTGATCTGTCGTCCCGTTGGGACTTTCCATCGGCAGAGAAGCGAATTTCAGGCCGCAAAGCCGAAATCAAAAAAAATAAGGACGCATAAGACCGGTTTGGTACGCCGGGAACCAGCATTGCTCCCCGGGTTTCCCCAAAAAGCATCAATCGCCAATTATCGCCTCGATTTCTTCAGGCTTCTTGGGGACATTGGTGAGATTTTCATAGCTCGTTTCGGTAATCACGAGATTGTCTTCTATGCGAATCCCTCCGAAATTCAGCAGGTTGCGCAGCTTCGATTCGTTCAGGAAAGGCGCCTGTTTGGGATCGCTGAAGGCAGGTTCGAGCAGCGCCGGGATGATGTATAATCCGGGTTCGATGGTGATCACCATGCCTTTTTCCAACGTCCGGCGTGCGCGCAGGAAACGCAGGCCCGGGCGGTCAATGGGCTCTACGCCTTTCAGGTAGCCGCCCACATCGTGCGTGTCGAGTCCGAGAAAGTGACCAAGGCCGTGCGGGAAGAACAGCGCAAACAGGTTCACCTGCATCATGTCATCGATGCTACCGTGCAGGTATCCCAAATCTTTCAGTCCGCGCAAAATGACCTGACAGGCGTGCAGGTGCAGGTCTTCCATTTTTACGCCCGGCCGGGCACTACTCGTGGTTTCAACCAGCGCCTGAAGCACAAGGCGGTATAAATCCCCGAAAACACCGTCGAACTTTCCGTTTACGGGGAAGGTGCGGGTGATGTCAGACGCGTAGCCTTTGTATTCAGCTCCGGCGTCAATCAAAAACTGAGCGCCTTTGGGAATGCGGCGCGAATTATCGACATAGTGCAGGATCGCGCTGTTTTTGCCGGAAGCAAATATGCCGCTGTAGGGATGGTGCAGCATGCCCTGTTGCACAAGATGATGTTCAAAATCGGCCTTGACTTCATACTCCCAGCTTGCGGTTTGTGCGCGTTTCATCGCAATGATATGGGCCTCGCTTGCCGCTTTGGACGCCCGCCGCATCAGTTCCAGTTCGTGGTCCGTTTTAATGCTCCGGCAGTATGCAAGGGCCTCCGGAAGCGTAACCGTATCGGTTTCAAGTCCATGACCGGTTACAAAATCGGCATCAGACTGCGTGTTGCAGTACACCATTGACGGCTTGCGTTTTCTGAATACGACTTCGAGTTTGTCATCATAAAAAACACTGTCGGGCTTAAACGCTTCCTTATAATAATCCGGACTGTTCACATATCCCATCCAAACCGCAAACTTGCTGTCCCGCTTGGGCAGCACCAGGTGCCAGGTCTGATCCTGAAGATCAAACAGCACATGGAAGTCGGGCTCATCAATGCCCGTGAGATACAGGAAGTTGGACTCCTGACGAAATGAGTACTCAAAGTCGGTATTGTAGCGGTGAGAAACGCGGCCCCCGCTCATATAAATCAGGGCATCTGTATCGGGCTTAAAAACATCAAAAAGCTTGGCGCGGTTGGTCTGTTCCATAGTTGGCGTTATATCAGAATTTAAAATCGAATCAATTTTGTAAAGTAATAAATTCTGAATGGCATAGCACCAAAAATCAGCGGAAGATCGAATCAAATTCTGCCGCCCAAATCCGGATTATATTTGCAGCGGAAGTCTCAGGTTTTGCGGCATTCAGCAGGTCGTAGCACTGCGCAGCATCCAGGTTTCGGCTGCCTTTGCTGTCGGTGAGTTGCACGGCAGTTTCCGGCACGGATTCTTGGTGAGAAGGCAGCAGCCTTACGCGCAGATGTCCCGAAATTTGCCCGTTTTGATGATGAAGGACATCAAGCATAGTCCCGCCTGCGTGATGAGCGGAAAGACTGATGAGGTAGGGCTCGCGCAGAAAAAAGTAGTGGTTCAGTGCCGCGTTCTCAGCGGAGGCCGGAAGCTGAATGAGGTGAATCTCCGCCCCCGCCTGTTGGTGAAGCGTGCGCAGGATTTCTGAGAACACAGGTTTGAGCGTCTCCGGCAGGGCCTGACCCATAAATCCGCGCCGCTGCCAGTAGGTCGTATCGCGCGTTACTGCAGAGCCGGTTTCCAGATCGGAGAGCAATCGGGGCGTGATACCATCATCCGAAACATCAAAAAAAATATCGCGCCTGCCGTTGGTCAGCAGTACAAGCGGTGCCCCGATTTCCAGGTTGTATCGCGAAGCCTGCATGGCTGTTTGCCGGGTGAGGCGGATATCCGGTGCTTTGCACTCTGCAAGCAGCCAGGGCCGGTGCTGTTTATCGAAGC
This genomic stretch from Cyclonatronum proteinivorum harbors:
- a CDS encoding gamma carbonic anhydrase family protein — translated: MIYQFLDSKPFYGPSNFIAPSADIIGDVHLGEESSVWFNCTIRGDVNFIRIGKRSNVQDNTCIHVMNQTGPTIIGDQVTIGHQAMLHGCTVRDRVLIGMSVTVLDKAVIESDCIIGAGSLVTPGKVMPSGWLCMGRPAKPVRKLTDEERTSVIEYSDNYVKYSRTYLRLDTYDTNPFYKKQTE
- a CDS encoding acetoacetate--CoA ligase; the encoded protein is MKTTVPEGTLLWEPAPEQIEQTNLTRYRHWLTETRGLRFDDYHALWQWSVDETEAFWASLWDYFDIRSHAPYTAVLGKRDMPGADWFPGSTLNFAEHLFRMASAEHPALIFRTETLPMTELSWAELRAQVAALAAHLRDSGVKPGDRVAAFLPNSPHAFIGMLAAASLGAVWSSCSPDFGADSVTERFSQIAPVVLIAVNGYTYNGKKMDRSPQVSRLVSQLTSLREVITISWLPDGPAIPPQSGLRFTDWQQAVSRKEAELTFEPVPFAHPLWVLYSSGTTGLPKPIVHGHGGMLLEHLKYMEFHADVRPGDRFFWYSTTGWMMWNVVLAALLRGATAVLYDGSPAWPRADVLWKYAAQARMTTFGTSATYLVNCLKTGMRPAQSHDLSSLRSVGSTGSPLPPEGFNWVYQEVGRHIQLNSTSGGTDICSSFVGGNPTLPVHAGEIQCRVLGAAVEAWNEAGQAVTEEVGEMVITRPMPCMPVMFWGDEGMKRYRESYFEMFPGVWRHGDWLKVTSRGSCVIYGRSDATLNKMGVRIGTAEIYRAVEAEAAVRDSLIVSLERADGSWYMPLFVVMQQGATLDDDLRRRIGANIRDRIAPRFVPDAIIQIPEIPYTLSGKKMEKPVKRILEGTPVAKAASPDSMRNPDSLSLFEKLRLG
- a CDS encoding aminopeptidase P family protein produces the protein MEQTNRAKLFDVFKPDTDALIYMSGGRVSHRYNTDFEYSFRQESNFLYLTGIDEPDFHVLFDLQDQTWHLVLPKRDSKFAVWMGYVNSPDYYKEAFKPDSVFYDDKLEVVFRKRKPSMVYCNTQSDADFVTGHGLETDTVTLPEALAYCRSIKTDHELELMRRASKAASEAHIIAMKRAQTASWEYEVKADFEHHLVQQGMLHHPYSGIFASGKNSAILHYVDNSRRIPKGAQFLIDAGAEYKGYASDITRTFPVNGKFDGVFGDLYRLVLQALVETTSSARPGVKMEDLHLHACQVILRGLKDLGYLHGSIDDMMQVNLFALFFPHGLGHFLGLDTHDVGGYLKGVEPIDRPGLRFLRARRTLEKGMVITIEPGLYIIPALLEPAFSDPKQAPFLNESKLRNLLNFGGIRIEDNLVITETSYENLTNVPKKPEEIEAIIGD
- a CDS encoding type I restriction enzyme HsdR N-terminal domain-containing protein — translated: MDTSPQPSPVSVLTGHFPEIRYEQGQRRLWNPVRKNVLADRPEERVRLQLVEWLRLSCALPVSRFTTELPVKPRITGQTLRTDLLCFDKQHRPWLLAECKAPDIRLTRQTAMQASRYNLEIGAPLVLLTNGRRDIFFDVSDDGITPRLLSDLETGSAVTRDTTYWQRRGFMGQALPETLKPVFSEILRTLHQQAGAEIHLIQLPASAENAALNHYFFLREPYLISLSAHHAGGTMLDVLHHQNGQISGHLRVRLLPSHQESVPETAVQLTDSKGSRNLDAAQCYDLLNAAKPETSAANIIRIWAAEFDSIFR